From a region of the Sesamum indicum cultivar Zhongzhi No. 13 linkage group LG3, S_indicum_v1.0, whole genome shotgun sequence genome:
- the LOC105157027 gene encoding probable serine/threonine-protein kinase PBL18, with product MGNCIQKTNRVVLGFDHSSGNVSQKFSRGQKKDNNYEKGNLAEWQKQKGFGNVKKTMNPPQTPSVSGCLENSHPKSHPLPTPNPISNTCHRGHKKQPSFLPLPKPEAPPSKHEESSSIGTLQPAEPSLSLYSSSFSCILPMPMSESEILSSPYLKAFSLDELRKATANFCENSLLGEGGFGCVYKGWLDVETLTAARPGSGMPVAIKKLIHSGFQGHNEWLSEVNYLGRLRHQNLVKLFGYCLDGEDRILVYEFMPGGSLEKHLFKRNSPSLSWARRIKVAVGAARGLCFLHESKSPVIYRDFKTSNILLDTEFNAKLSDFGLAKAGPTTEAQTHVTTRVMGTEGYCDPRYLTTGKLSVKCDVYSFGVVLLELLTGRRAIDETKCEEEKNLVNWVRLHVLDNGKVFRIMDTKLEGQYCKKSAYVAANIALRCVNHEQKYRPPMTYILEILENLPSNKNLNIY from the exons ATGGGCAACTGCATTCAGAAGACCAACAGAGTCGTGTTAGGATTTGATCACTCATCTGGAAATGTGTCTCAAAAATTCTCCCGCGGCCAGAAGAAAGACAACAATTATGAGAAAGGGAATTTGGCTGAGTGGCAGAAACAAAAGGGATTTGGGAATGTTAAGAAAACTATGAATCCACCTCAAACACCTTcag TCTCAGGATGCCTGGAAAACAGTCACCCCAAGAGCCACCCTTTGCCCACTCCAAATCCCATATCAAACACATGTCATCGTGGGCATAAGAAGCAGCCCAGTTTCTTGCCATTGCCCAAGCCAGAAGCTCCTCCTTCGAAACACGAAGAATCATCGAGTATCGGGACATTACAACCAGCAGAGCCGTCCTTGTCCCTATACTCGTCCTCGTTCTCCTGCATCCTGCCGATGCCAATGTCAGAAAGTGAAATACTGTCGTCACCGTACCTCAAGGCTTTCTCGTTGGACGAACTGAGGAAGGCGACCGCCAACTTCTGCGAGAACAGTCTGCTTGGAGAGGGCGGGTTTGGGTGTGTTTACAAAGGATGGTTGGATGTGGAGACCCTCACTGCTGCAAGACCTGGATCAGGCATGCCTGTTGCTATCAAGAAGTTGATACATTCTGGATTCCAAGGTCACAATGAGTGGTTG TCAGAGGTGAACTATCTAGGTCGACTTCGCCATCAAAACCTAGTCAAACTCTTCGGCTACTGCTTAGACGGTGAGGATCGAATCCTGGTTTATGAATTTATGCCCGGAGGCAGCTTGGAGAAGCACTTATTCAAAA GAAATTCTCCATCTCTGTCGTGGGCAAGAAGGATTAAGGTGGCTGTGGGTGCAGCTCGAGGGTTATGTTTCTTGCACGAATCGAAGTCGCCAGTCATATATCGCGATTTTAAgacttcaaatattttgttagatACT GAATTTAACGCAAAGCTTTCAGATTTTGGACTGGCAAAAGCTGGCCCGACAACTGAGGCTCAGACTCATGTTACTACAAGAGTAATGGGCACTGAGGGCTATTGTGATCCACGTTATCTTACCACAG GTAAATTAAGCGTAAAGTGCGATGTATACAGCTTCGGGGTAGTGTTGCTAGAGCTGCTGACAGGGCGTCGGGCGATCGACGAAACAAAGTGCGAAGAGGAGAAGAACCTGGTGAATTGGGTAAGGCTTCATGTTCTTGACAATGGGAAGGTATTTAGGATTATGGACACTAAGTTAGAGGGACAGTACTGTAAGAAAAGTGCTTATGTTGCTGCCAATATTGCACTGCGTTGTGTTAATCATGAGCAGAAATACCGACCCCCTATGACTTACATTTTGGAAATTCTAGAAAACCTTCCCTCTAACAAAAaccttaatatttattga
- the LOC105157028 gene encoding transcription factor PRE3-like translates to MSSRRSRSKNSSPGSSRISEDRINELISQLHQLIPEMHNSRSDKRSAGKVLQETCNYIRSLEREVDDLSERLSELLATTDANHAALLRSLLMQ, encoded by the exons ATGTCCAGCCGAAGATCACGGTCTAAGAACTCCTCACCGGGATCTTCACGAATCAGCGAGGATCGGATCAACGAACTCATCTCTCAGTTGCACCAGCTGATTCCTGAGATGCACAACAGCCGATCAGATAAg aGGTCAGCAGGTAAAGTGTTGCAGGAGACATGTAACTACATTAGGAGCTTGGAGAGAGAGGTGGACGACTTGAGCGAACGGCTGTCGGAATTGTTGGCGACCACCGACGCTAATCATGCGGCTCTCCTTAGAAGTTTGCTTATGCAATAA